From Streptomyces sp. NBC_00690, a single genomic window includes:
- a CDS encoding imine reductase family protein, which yields MTTGTPPGKGTHLTSAASSIAHGIDAGTMRAAERLVQRAIAQGRDTDGFVEVAELLSHR from the coding sequence ATGACAACAGGAACGCCTCCCGGCAAGGGCACCCATCTCACCTCGGCAGCTTCGTCCATAGCCCACGGCATCGACGCAGGCACAATGCGCGCGGCAGAGCGCCTAGTCCAACGTGCCATCGCACAGGGTCGAGATACCGACGGGTTCGTAGAGGTCGCCGAACTACTGAGCCATCGCTGA
- a CDS encoding AAA domain-containing protein, which translates to MTVFDPAAEATKATDAILHDTLNGTHRGVVVDSPPGAGKSTLVVRAARELAAAGRPLMVIAQTNAQVDDLVLRLAEKDPELPVGRLHSNDPDPYDKALDSLENVRKSAKAADLAGLEVVISTAAKWAHVQGVEPWRHAIVDEAYQMRSDALLAVAGLFERALFVGDPGQLDPFSIVGADQWAGLSYDPSASAVSTLLAHNPELPQHRLPVSWRLPASAAPLVSRAFYPYTPFRSGTGPADRRLSFGVAGDGSAHDRVIDEAAESGWGLLELPARHTPRTDPEAVRAVARVVRRLLDRGGAATSTAGAPATPVTADRVAVGTAHRDQAAAVRSALAELGVTDVTVDTANRLQGREFDVTVILHPLSGRPDATAFHLETGRLCVLTSRHRHACIVVCRAGVADLLDEHPSTEPVQLGVTVKFPDGWEANHAVLSRLAEHRVGVGVGG; encoded by the coding sequence GTGACCGTCTTCGACCCGGCGGCCGAAGCGACCAAGGCAACCGACGCCATCCTGCACGATACGCTCAACGGCACCCACCGCGGAGTGGTCGTGGACTCCCCGCCCGGGGCCGGGAAGTCGACACTCGTCGTCCGGGCGGCCCGGGAACTCGCAGCCGCGGGGAGGCCGTTGATGGTCATCGCCCAGACCAACGCCCAGGTCGACGACCTGGTCCTCCGGCTGGCCGAGAAGGACCCGGAGCTTCCCGTGGGCAGGCTCCACAGCAATGACCCCGACCCCTATGACAAGGCCCTCGACAGCCTGGAGAACGTCCGCAAGTCAGCGAAGGCCGCGGACCTCGCCGGACTGGAGGTGGTGATCTCCACGGCGGCGAAGTGGGCCCACGTCCAAGGTGTCGAACCGTGGCGGCACGCCATCGTGGACGAGGCGTACCAGATGCGCTCCGACGCCCTACTCGCCGTCGCCGGCCTCTTCGAACGCGCCCTCTTCGTCGGCGACCCGGGCCAGTTGGACCCCTTCTCCATCGTCGGTGCCGACCAGTGGGCCGGACTGTCGTACGACCCCTCAGCCAGCGCGGTGTCCACACTGCTCGCCCATAACCCGGAACTGCCCCAGCACCGACTGCCCGTGTCCTGGAGGCTCCCGGCGTCCGCCGCCCCGCTCGTGTCCCGCGCGTTCTACCCGTACACCCCCTTCCGCAGCGGTACGGGGCCGGCCGATCGGCGGCTCTCCTTCGGAGTTGCCGGCGACGGCTCGGCACACGACCGGGTGATCGACGAAGCAGCCGAATCCGGATGGGGCCTGCTGGAACTGCCGGCCCGGCACACCCCGCGCACCGACCCCGAAGCGGTACGCGCAGTGGCGCGGGTCGTTCGCAGACTGCTGGATCGAGGCGGCGCGGCCACCAGTACGGCTGGGGCGCCCGCTACCCCGGTGACCGCTGACCGCGTCGCGGTGGGCACGGCCCACCGCGACCAGGCCGCGGCAGTGCGATCCGCCCTCGCCGAACTGGGAGTGACGGACGTGACCGTGGACACCGCGAACCGGCTCCAGGGCCGCGAGTTCGATGTGACGGTGATCCTCCACCCGCTCTCCGGCCGCCCCGACGCAACCGCCTTCCACCTGGAAACCGGCCGCCTGTGCGTCCTGACCTCACGACACCGGCACGCGTGCATCGTGGTCTGCCGCGCAGGAGTGGCGGACCTCCTGGACGAGCACCCCTCCACCGAGCCGGTGCAGTTGGGAGTGACGGTGAAGTTCCCGGACGGCTGGGAGGCGAACCACGCGGTGCTGTCGCGATTGGCGGAGCACAGGGTGGGGGTGGGGGTGGGGGGGTAG